From Zingiber officinale cultivar Zhangliang chromosome 5B, Zo_v1.1, whole genome shotgun sequence, the proteins below share one genomic window:
- the LOC121987482 gene encoding uncharacterized protein LOC121987482, translating to MKCKIHPYEYGDGVCASCLKERLLALIAAQNELSSHQYHTACQRIDFSAPSSEYPPPPPHQFPSPYISHRRSVGFEASPAHVRLHHRFFSTPQVGPAFRAANGAGSLDDLDSGSGRRKQRFSIVKALFGHTRSQKADPDLGDSAGPASGSWITALIRGRSKKKHKKKSEEDAPPSRKPQRSFRDSEYENDFGEEYSTTSSRRPTSKQFPGNHPGSGFSVCLSPLANFGQEGRQRYHPTELGLSGKSRAAIEIATLASNRPRNLADGGRLK from the coding sequence ATGAAGTGCAAGATCCACCCTTACGAGTACGGCGATGGCGTCTGCGCCTCTTGCCTCAAGGAGCGCCTTCTCGCCCTCATTGCCGCCCAGAACGAGCTCTCTTCCCACCAGTACCACACCGCCTGCCAGCGCATCGACTTTTCCGCGCCTTCTTCGGagtatcctcctcctcctccccatCAATTCCCTTCTCCTTACATTTCCCACCGCCGATCCGTCGGATTCGAGGCCTCCCCTGCTCACGTTCGCCTCCACCACCGCTTCTTCAGCACCCCGCAGGTCGGCCCCGCCTTCAGGGCGGCCAACGGCGCTGGATCGCTTGACGATCTTGACAGCGGCAGCGGTCGCCGCAAGCAGAGGTTCTCCATTGTAAAAGCCCTATTCGGGCACACCAGATCGCAGAAGGCGGATCCTGACTTGGGGGATTCCGCTGGCCCGGCCTCGGGCTCATGGATCACTGCGCTGATCCGCGGCCGGAGTAAGAAAAAACACAAGAAGAAATCGGAGGAGGACGCGCCGCCATCGCGGAAGCCGCAGAGGTCATTTCGCGATTCGGAATACGAGAATGACTTCGGCGAAGAGTACTCCACCACCTCTTCTCGGCGGCCAACCTCGAAGCAGTTCCCAGGGAACCATCCGGGCTCTGGGTTCTCCGTCTGCCTTAGTCCACTAGCCAACTTCGGGCAGGAGGGGAGACAACGATATCACCCGACGGAGCTCGGACTATCTGGAAAGTCTCGGGCGGCGATCGAAATCGCCACCCTCGCGTCGAACCGGCCCCGAAATCTGGCCGACGGAGGTAGGCTCAAGTGA